Sequence from the Esox lucius isolate fEsoLuc1 chromosome 6, fEsoLuc1.pri, whole genome shotgun sequence genome:
tccaaaatacagtatattacaggGTCAACTTTTATGAAATGCAAACCAAATATACTTTGTGTTCcctattttcattaaaatattcaggaAATGCTGGATCGCCACTGTGTGTCTTTTCAATCTCTTGGCTGTACATTTGAATGCAAATTTTGTAACATGACTCAACAACAGCTTTCATCCTCAGATACAGTTTCATGTTGACTTGCCAGGCCCAATCAGGAAATAAAACCTTGAGTGCACTGCCCGGGGGGTTCTGCATCTATGACCTAAAGCCTCAATGAGGTATGATGTACTGTATTCATCTATGGTGTGGGCAGGGCATTGACTCAGAATGGTATGTCTGGTTTTGGATCAGCAGACACAGTAAACATTCTACTGAATTAACTCAGTTATTGTTACCAAGGCGAGACACTGACTGTCAGCACTGTGGCCTGCTATTCTCTGTTATGTCTCACCTGAGATAGCGTGTCAGTAAAATGCACTATGAGGCTACAGCATGGTTAGGATTAAGCTGTAGTTTATGGGTTGACGGGGGCAGAGAAGTAAAATGTCTGCCATGTCTCAACCGCgtacataaatatacagtgggggaGAATGTACATTCTGGGGCTGCCCGTGATCAAAGATgaaatgtcctgtttgtctggGGGTTCTTTTCTACTCTTACATTCTCTTATTTGGACCCCAAACCCACCACTGGGGTGTGTGGCCAAAGTGTTCATGTCTTCTGGTTTATGCAACGCTATGAACTGCTAAAAAGCTTTCTTACCCCACTGTGAATTCCAGGCATAAGAGACTTAAGCCATCACTTAGGGCATCCTCGTCatcctgtttttctttgttttttacttttttcatACTATTGGAAGTAAAAATAGTAGTGGGCAGAGCAAATTTGCCAAGCACCTGCCTAGGTTGGAGGGGTAGATATTGGACATTGCTGCTTTGTCTCATCACTCGCATGcagtatttgttgttgtgttttggccaTGATGAAGGGCCGAATTTGGCCTAGTGTTTCATTTTGCCAAGTAGGAGAATTTGCTTCCTTCTTTTGCACAGTGGTAATTTGCACAGGCCTTTTTCTTCCAGTTGCTTTTCAGGAGGCAAGGAGAGAAGTGACAAGGaaaatgaaatagaaaaaaaggcTTCAATTATTACCAGCATTACTCCGAGAGTCTTTGGATTCCTTTGATATCTCCAGCAGTggactgcctgtctgtgtatgtacgtgtgggtttgtttgtgtgcacgtgtgttttgtgtgcattTCCGAAAGAAAGAGCGAGTGAATTAGTACATTCAAACAGCATATTGATGGGAGTAGGTGCATGTTTTGCAATCATTGCTGGCCTCTGTTTCTTGTTTATCTTAATAAACCTGGTTCGGCCTGTTAAGGAGGAGTGAACTCTTGGCAGGTTTCGGCTGTCACCAGCCCTGTAAATGTTCCTGACTCCCTGTGGGTTCCAGGtacgggggtgtgtgtggggtggcaCTGGGGAGGCGTTCTAGGTGCTGCCTAACCTGTTCAGGTAATGGCCAGAGAAGGCATTTAACTTGCAGATCTCCTTCTATTGACAGAATTTCTGAGCTACAGAGGAGACAACATTGTCAGAGGACATATCTCTAGGAGCATTAAAAGGTGAGTCCTTACCATCCTATATCCAAATATAAACTCAGTAGAGGCTCAACATGGCCACTTTGGGCTGTTAATGTCATTAGAACAGAATGGATGACTAATGACAACCTGGCAGCATCAACACATCACATTGATCAAGAAAATGTTTCTCgtaatgacacattttcacGTGGATATTACAAACTtctgaaatattttaaaacctgGAATACACTAGAAGTTTGACATTTTCTGCACTGCAAATTTAGATCCTACATCTGTAAATAGAAAAATTGCTTTGACGTAGATATTTCTGAAGTAAATAATTTAACCTTTGTAACACAGCAACTAAATTTGAATGTTTCAGAGGATGGTTGATTTTACGTTATGCTtttagtgtgtatttgtttttattggttgaTTGTTTCGTAAAAATTCACATTCAATTATTATCTGGTAGGGAATTTTAGTGGCATTATCTTAGCAAATCTTTGGTGTGTCACAAATGTGAAATTAGGGCAATTATTTCAACATTATTGGATGTAGGTTATGGATGGACATGGCAAACCTAAGTAATTAATGGTATTATTTAGCAACCCGGCAGCATCAACACATCACATTGATCAAGAAAATGTTTCTCgtaatgacacattttcacGTGGATATTACAAACTtctgaaatattttaaaacctgGAATACACTAGAAGTTTGACATTTTCTGCACTGCAAATTTAGATCCTACATCTGTAAATAGAAAAATTGCTTTGACGTAGATATTTCTGAAGTAAATAATTTAACCTTTGTAACACAGCAACTAAATTTGAATGTTTCAGAGGATGGTTGATTTTACGTTATGCTtttagtgtgtatttgtttttattggttgaTTGTTTCGTAGAAATTCACATTCAATTATTATCTGGTAGTGAATTTTAGTGGCATTATCTTAGCAAATCTTTGGTGTGAAACAAATGTGAAATTAGGGCAATTATTTCAACATTAGTGGATGTAGGTTATGGATGGACATGGCAAACCTAAGTAATTAATGGTAATATTTAGCATATAGGTTATTATTGTTAAATGATTGCTAATAAGCTTTGGCACTTGGCATAACTCTTGCAaggcattttaaataaattgcaatCCTCGTAACTTTAGACTAAGAGAAACATTTGTCAAGAACTGTCTTTCAGTAGACCTAGATAAAACATAGTCCTGGCCTGAATTTAGAAAAAAGCCAAAttcattttcacatcattgtcTCATAGAATTTCCTTACATTGAAATGTGTTGCCTGCTTTTATATAAATTAGAAAACGGCAATTCCAAATCGTGCAATTCATGTGAGATGTCATCATTTTTGCTTGGCCCATTTCCTCTTTCTGTAATAGTATCACAATTTAGGTGAACACATTAACTGTCGTGGGTGTGGCAGTATGTGGTTGTGGTAGTTGGTATGATAGGCAAGCATCTCAACCAACTGGTTTGTGAAACATTCTTCTGAGCAACCTGGCAGTGGTCATGCCTGGGATTCCTGAGGCATGAGGCTGTGTGAGGGTTCCTGTCACCTGTTATGACAGCAAACAGTGCATTAAAGGCAGAGAACTTTGACAAAAACTTTGGCATAGTATGAAGATAAGCATTTTTAGCCATTTGGGGGCCTTTGGTCACTTGAGTGGCATTCCCAGGCTTTTAAACATGTGTGATGAATTGTTCATATAAAAAAGGCTTTTAACAAACATGATCTTATCTATGATCAAGCTGAGGTCATATATGAGCAGTTGGAGAAGCGGGGTCCCTTGCAAGAATAGGCTATGCCAACATACTGCACTACAAAACAgcaaatcaaatatttatctCACCTCCTGCCTTAATCTCACCTCCTGTCTTGCTGCATCACCTCCTGGTGATGCAAGACTAGCAAATAttcttaaacatttaaaaatgagtGGAGGGATGCATttagtgtgtgggtgtatgagTGTTTACATGTTGTTCTACTATAGGGGGCACAAGtttagtaaaaaaatacattgaagaaaactgagaaaataattattgttagATTTAGTGGTTGGGGATTAGATTTAGAGGTATGGTTAAGGGAAATTACTATTTTCAATAGGAATAAGGTCCCAAAAAGGGCATGTATGtcatgtgttgttttgtttcttgttttgtatGGATGCACATACAGTAGGTGTAGTTGTTTTACCCACCAGGTTAGGAGAGGATGTGGTTTTCTTCTGCTAACCACAACTCCCCAACATGTTAAGTACAGAATACATATACGCATGCAGCTATTATAGCAAAGTAAGGCACGTTTGTCATCAGTAATTGTAGCAATGGCAATATTTGAACATGTTCACTGTACAAATGTATCCATGAATAGGCTTTGTTGGGatgcacaaaataaaaacattccaatgtgcattttattgacgagtaaaaaaaactttgtaaGATTATTATTATCCTTTAAGGAAAGATTGCTAAATCAAAACAGAACCATCTGTTGTCCATTCATTGAGCCaaacagttaaccctaattgagTGAAAAGGTGTGTCAActtaaatgtgatttttgttgtttttacagatTACAGTGAGGACATATTTCATGATATGCTGCTGTAAATAAACTTTGTAAAAGATGgtgagtaaaatgtaaaagctTATAACAATCCTTGAAATGTACAACACAGACATTTGTTTTAGATGGGATCGAAGTTGATGGGTCCTTTCCATAACCACGGAAAAGGGAATAAACAAAGTTAACAGCTAAACCATATATAGCAAAAGCTTCACGACTTTAGCTAAACGGTTTtaccaaaacatacattttggtttccaaaagaaacaaaaatatatgtttattttagcCCAGTAGTAAACAATACCATTGTAAGAAAGTGTATAgccttaaaatatattttaaactgCAATTTTTAATGGCTGGTCAATTTGATACTATTCAATGTAAACTTTTTTATGTGGGTGAACTGTCCCGTTAATTTTAATTATTCAATTTGTTTGATACCTTACTAGAATGGGGAAAGTCCACAAAGACATCACCCAGGAGAAGGAGTTGTCATGAATGGAATTCCAGACCCTGGTCTCACAGACAAGAGTGACCTAAAAGAAGGTAAAATGTCAGATTTGTAACTTGTGAAGAATAATAGATCCTTATCAGTATAagttctaaaaataaataaataaataaatatatatatatataaatacaaagcctttgttgtattttttttctattcctTTAGACAATGATATTGTTGCGGTCACCATAAATTTGAACCACCTCAGTAAAGatgaaaaaatgaaattacTCAAAATCATTGAGCCTTATGATGACAACATGAGAGTTCTGAAAAAGCAGGATCTGACTAGCAGTGTGAGCTCATTGGAAAGAGGCCTCAAAGGTCCCGGAGATGTAAGTTTTAGACTCAAACCTACTTCATAATTTATTCCAGGAGTCATTGCACTATTCTGTATTTTAGATCAATAACTTAGTACTTGTTTGCCCACTTACTATCATAGCACTATATTTAATTCCTATTTTATTGTCTGCAGATTCTCAAGAATACTTACAGCAGAGTGCAGCAATCAGTTGAGCCACCAACGATTAAAGTTGATGGCCTCGGTGGACAATTAAATGCAGAAAGGGGGTTTAAGAGTAAAATCAATGGTCCCACTTTGAATGGGGAATTGCCCAATGTAACATTGGACACGCCTGGAACTGATGGAGGTGCAAAGTTCACAATGTCCACTGTGGGAATGTCTGGGCCTGTAATGAAAGGAGCAGATCTGGATGGCACTGTCAGGGTCCCTAAAGTCAGAATGTCAACCCCAAAGTTCAACTCTCCAGATGCCTCACTTGACTTGCAGAAACCAGAGGTTAAAACAGATGGATTAAATTCCAAGCCAACAAAATTCAAAAGGCCTCACTTAAATGGGCCAAAACCAGACTTGAAAGACTCAGATGTTGACATAGAAGCTCCTACAGGGaaattcaaatggaaaactcTAACCAAGCCCAAATTTGGTTTATCTGAACCAAAAGTGAAGAAACCTGAAGTGGACATGGATGCTGAACTTTCTTCACCTGACATGAATCTCACCAATCCAAACATTGATGGAGAGATACGTTCACCAGATCTTGATCTGAGTTCAACAAAAGTTGAGGGTCTATCTCCAGATATGAAGGTGGAGGCTTCTTCGAGTAAATTCAAATGGCCTCATCAAAAGAAACATAAATTTGGTCTTCATGGCTCAAAAGTCAAATCGCCCAGTGTGGATGTTAAAGCCAGTCTAGAAACACCAGCTGTTGATCTTTCTGCCCCAAATAATGAGGGTGATATTGACACCCCAGATGTACAATTACAATTGCCCAAAGCAGACCTCAGCGGTCCTAATGTTGACATTAATCCTCCTCCCAGTGGAAAGGTTAAGTTGCCAAAACTCAAAAAGCATAAGTTTGGGCTCAATGGACCACAGATTAAATCTCAAAACATTGATGCTGATGCAGTTTTAAATGCACCTGATGTCAGCCTCTCTGTCCCTCAAGCTGAAGGAGGGCTTGATAAGCCTAATTTAGATATCAATTTGCCAAATGCAGGTATCAAAGGATCTAAAGTAGACCTGAATGCACCCAACGTGGATATTGATCCCCCTTCAGGAAAATTCAAATGGCTTACTTTGAAAAAGCCAAAGTCTGATCTTCCTGCACCTAAGCTTAAAGGCGCTGAAAACTTGAATTTCTCCACTCCAAACATTAATGGAGAAATTAATGCACCAGATGTTAATGTCAATTTACCCACAGCTGATTTAAAAGGTCCAGATGTAGATCTTCAGGCACCAGAAGTCGACATTAAGACACCCTCTGGAAAGCAACGGTTTCCAACTTTTAAAATGCCCACAATTAACTTTTCTGGAAATAAGGTTAAGGGACCAGGGCTTAATGTTGATGCCGGTCTGAAGACACCAAATTTGGACCTCTCTGCTCCCAATGTTGATGTGAATTTACCTGGAGCAGATCTTAAAGGCCCTGATCTTAACCTCTCAGCACAAACAATTGAGGCAGACATCCCTGTTCCAGATGTAGATCTTCAGGGACCAGAGGTTGACCTAAAGACACCATCTGCAAAGTCAAGATTTCCAACCTTAAAAATGCCAAAAATTAATTTGAGTGGAAATAAAATGAAGGGACCAGACCTCAATGTTGATGCTGATCTGAAGACACCAAATGTAGACCTTTCAACTCCAGGGGTTGATGTGAATTTACCGGAAGCAGATCTGAAAGGCCCTAATCTTAATCTGTCTTCACCAGCAATTGAGGCAGACATCCCTGTTCCAGATGTAGATCTTCAGGGACCAGAGGTTGACCTAAAGACACCCTCTGCAAAGTCAAGATTTCCAACCTTAAAAATGCCTAAAATTAACTTTTCTGGAAATAAAATGAAGGGACCAGACCTCAATGTTGATGCTGATCTGAAGACACCAAATGTGGACCTTTCATCTCCAGGGGTTGATATGAATTTACCGGAAGCAGATCTGAAAGGCCCTAATCTTAATCTGTCTTCACCAGCAATTGAGGCAGACATCCCTGTTCCAGATGTAGATCTTCAGGGACCAGAGGTTGACCTAAAGACACCCTCTGCAAAGTCAAGATTTCCAACCTTAAAAATGCCTAAAATTAACTTTTCTGGAAATAAAATGAAGGGACCAGACCTCAATGTTGATGCTGATCTGAAGACACCAAATGTGGACCTTTCATCTCCAGGGGTTGATATGAATTTATCAGGAGCAAATCTGAAAGGCTCTAATCTTAATCTGTCATCACCAGGAATTGAGGCAGACATCCCTGTTCCAGATGTAGATCTTCAGGGACCAGAGGTTGACCTAAAGACACCCTCTGCAAAGTCAAGATTTCCTACCTTAAAAATGCCTAAAATCAATTTGACTGGAAATAAAATGAAGGGACCAGACCTCAATGTTGATACTGATCTGAAGACACCAAATGTAGACCTTTCAACTCCAGGCGTTGATGTGAATTTACCGAAAGCAGATCTGAAAGGCCCTAATCTTAATCTGTCATCACCAGCAATTGACGCAGACATCCCTGTTCCAGATGTAGATCTTCAGGGACCAGAGGTTGACCTAAAGACACCCTCTACAAAGTCAAGATTTCCAACCTTAAAAATGCCTAAAATTAACTTTTCTGGGAATAAAATGAAGGGACCAGACCTCAATGTTGATGCTGATCTGAAGACACCAAATGTGGACCTTTCATCTCCAGGGGTTGATATGAATTTATCAGAACCAGATCTGAAAGGCCCTAATCTTAATCTGTCATCACCAGGAATTGAGGAAGACATCCCTGTTCCAGATGTAGATCTTCAGGGACCAGAGGTTGACCTAAAGACACCCTCTGCAAAGTCAAGATTTCCAACCTTAAAAATGCCTAAAATGAACTTTTCTGGAAATAAAATGAAGGGACCAGACCTCAATGTTGATGCTGATCTGAAGGCAACAAATGTGGACCTTTCATCTCCAGGGGTTGATATGAATTTATCGGAAGCAGATCTGAAAGGCTCTAATCTTAACCTCTTATCACCAGGAATTGAGTCAGACATCCCTGTTCTAGATGTAAATCTTCAAGGACCAGAGGTTGACCTAAAGACACCCTCAGCAAAGGCTAAATTTCCCACCTTAAAAATGCCCAAAATTAACTGGTCTGGAAATAAGGTGAAAGAACCTGACCTTAATATTGATGCTGAACTGAAAACACCAAATTTGGACCTCTCAGCTCCCGAAGTGAAAATTAATTTACCAGATACAAATCCTCAaggccctaaacttaaccttgcAGCACCAGCTGTTGGAGACATTGCTGTTCCAGATGTCAATGTCAGTTTGCCTGATACTGACCAGAAAGTACCAGATGGAAAATTTAAGTTACCAAAATTTAAGTGGCCCAAAAAAAGAAACGCTAATCTTAAAAACCCAGCATTGAATGTTGATGTTAATTTACCTGAAGCTGATGCGAAAGTGCCAGGCCTGAACTTCAAGACAACAGATCTCAACTTTTCAGCACACGAAATTGAGGAAGATATCACTGTACCAGATTTAAGTATCAGCTTACCTAAAGCTGAACTCAAAGGAGCAGAAGTAGCTGTTCAAGCCCCAAAAGTTGACCTTGATGTTCAGACTAATTCATACAACTTGCCAAGAGTCAACCTTCCCCTACCATTAGGTATAACAGGGCCAAAAGTTAAAGGAGCAAACTTTGATGCTAATCCAGAGGCCCCTGagttaaatatttcagttacggatgtggatgtcaatttgccAAAAGCTAACCTTCATGCTCCTATAGTAGAGCAATTTAATTTAACAGGGCCAAACATTAAAGGACCAAACCTTGATGCTGATCCAAAAGCCCCGGATTTGGATTATACTGTTTCTGATCTGGATCTCAAATTGTTAAAAGCTGACCTCCAAAGCCCTGTAGCAGAACTGAAAAAAATACACCTTTCTTCCCCGAAAATCCAGGGAACCATAACTGCACCAGATCTGAGTAACAGTTTGCCTAAAACTGACATCAGAGGTCCAGAAGTAAACCTGAAAACATCTGAGCTCAACCTTTCTACCAAAGAACTTGAGGGTGAAATGAATGTGCCAGAGATAGATATCAGTGTTCCCAAAAAACCTTACGCAGATGTACAATCACCAGAGGTAGAAATTATGGCCCCTTCAAGGACATTCAAGCTGCCTCATTTTAAGCTTCCCAGAAGTCCAAAGATAGAGGGATCCGAACATGATGTTGATGTCACTGACATAAATGTTTCAGCTTCTAGAGTTGACACTCAACTTGAAATCACAAATGTAGATTTTGTTGCAGCTCAACCAGACCACAATCTAACGGCTCCTGATGTTAGAAGTTCTATTCGTTTTTCAGATGTAAATCAACATTTACCAACAAATGTTCCATCAGAATTAAATGGTGTTGTTCAAAATCTCTCTACTCCAGAAAGTACAGGTAGTATCCCAGATATGAAAGGCCCCAAAGTCATTAATTCACCTGAACAGAGTCTATCTGTTCCAGACATTAAGGCCAGTGCTGACATGCAAGATGTCGATGTCAACTTATCTGACATAGATgttgagaaagagggagacactAGCAACAGTATGTTAAACAGGCCAAGCTTTAGTTCCTCTGGCTCAAATGGTAAAGATTCTGATGTGGTTGATGGGGAAGAGCAGAGTGAGGAAGAAACAGAGAGTGATAAGATCGATGTACCAATGTTTACCTTTCATAGACTGCCACAGAACAAGATTGAGAGAGCCCTCCAAGAGGCTGCCAAATGTCCGCATGTGACTGAAGGAGCTATTAACATCATGGAGCGGTTGAAGATATTCCAATCTAAAATACCAACAGCCAATGTCTTACCAGAAGTGAAAGGTGAGCTCAGTACCCCTGGTCTTGATGTCTGTTCCATCTCGGATGCAGACAGTTCCACTAAGACAAAAAGAGGGACTAAACCCGAATCTGGTGTAGGCCTGGAATACCCTGTGATAGACACATCTGAGGAAAATGATAGCTTATCAGTAAGGCTCTCCAATATGCTTGGGTTGAATATCAAACAGCTTGATGCAGATTATTGCTAGTTTCCAACCATGCAGTTATTAAACTCTAAATAAACCAACACAAATGCTaataatttgtaaatatatCAATCTAAAGCACCATTCCATTTGTACATGGCTCAATGCCAGGATGAGGTTGTTAttcatgtaattattttttatataggtTTGTCATGGTAATTTGTTAATATTGATCCTTATGTCGCATGTATATTTAAACAACTGACtgcaaaatgaaggaaaatgtgCTCTTAGCTCTATGTGTActcaaacatatttaaataatacatatggTAATGTATTCCAATGTTCAATTTAattttcacaaatgtttcaGCATTGTATCCATGATAATTTGTATCCATAATAAATGTTCACCCATAGGTATGCAATCTGTACGGAACATGTTGTCTTGAAATTTTCAAGCTAAAGCAATTTTTTAACagtgaaatgtaataaaactttttcaataaaatactgTATCAACATGTCCATTATGACCCTTTATCATTTATTGATGATTAAATTTCAATTTATAACTGTCatcaataatgtttttctttggggGAGACCGAGAACAGTTTTCAGTAATTACTGTATATTTCAGCACCAGTATATCTAACAATACAATGTTCAGTATTAGGAGAAAACCTTGGGTTGATAGCAAGATTGGT
This genomic interval carries:
- the si:ch211-125o16.4 gene encoding neuroblast differentiation-associated protein AHNAK, which translates into the protein MNGESPQRHHPGEGVVMNGIPDPGLTDKSDLKEDNDIVAVTINLNHLSKDEKMKLLKIIEPYDDNMRVLKKQDLTSSVSSLERGLKGPGDILKNTYSRVQQSVEPPTIKVDGLGGQLNAERGFKSKINGPTLNGELPNVTLDTPGTDGGAKFTMSTVGMSGPVMKGADLDGTVRVPKVRMSTPKFNSPDASLDLQKPEVKTDGLNSKPTKFKRPHLNGPKPDLKDSDVDIEAPTGKFKWKTLTKPKFGLSEPKVKKPEVDMDAELSSPDMNLTNPNIDGEIRSPDLDLSSTKVEGLSPDMKVEASSSKFKWPHQKKHKFGLHGSKVKSPSVDVKASLETPAVDLSAPNNEGDIDTPDVQLQLPKADLSGPNVDINPPPSGKVKLPKLKKHKFGLNGPQIKSQNIDADAVLNAPDVSLSVPQAEGGLDKPNLDINLPNAGIKGSKVDLNAPNVDIDPPSGKFKWLTLKKPKSDLPAPKLKGAENLNFSTPNINGEINAPDVNVNLPTADLKGPDVDLQAPEVDIKTPSGKQRFPTFKMPTINFSGNKVKGPGLNVDAGLKTPNLDLSAPNVDVNLPGADLKGPDLNLSAQTIEADIPVPDVDLQGPEVDLKTPSAKSRFPTLKMPKINLSGNKMKGPDLNVDADLKTPNVDLSTPGVDVNLPEADLKGPNLNLSSPAIEADIPVPDVDLQGPEVDLKTPSAKSRFPTLKMPKINFSGNKMKGPDLNVDADLKTPNVDLSSPGVDMNLPEADLKGPNLNLSSPAIEADIPVPDVDLQGPEVDLKTPSAKSRFPTLKMPKINFSGNKMKGPDLNVDADLKTPNVDLSSPGVDMNLSGANLKGSNLNLSSPGIEADIPVPDVDLQGPEVDLKTPSAKSRFPTLKMPKINLTGNKMKGPDLNVDTDLKTPNVDLSTPGVDVNLPKADLKGPNLNLSSPAIDADIPVPDVDLQGPEVDLKTPSTKSRFPTLKMPKINFSGNKMKGPDLNVDADLKTPNVDLSSPGVDMNLSEPDLKGPNLNLSSPGIEEDIPVPDVDLQGPEVDLKTPSAKSRFPTLKMPKMNFSGNKMKGPDLNVDADLKATNVDLSSPGVDMNLSEADLKGSNLNLLSPGIESDIPVLDVNLQGPEVDLKTPSAKAKFPTLKMPKINWSGNKVKEPDLNIDAELKTPNLDLSAPEVKINLPDTNPQGPKLNLAAPAVGDIAVPDVNVSLPDTDQKVPDGKFKLPKFKWPKKRNANLKNPALNVDVNLPEADAKVPGLNFKTTDLNFSAHEIEEDITVPDLSISLPKAELKGAEVAVQAPKVDLDVQTNSYNLPRVNLPLPLGITGPKVKGANFDANPEAPELNISVTDVDVNLPKANLHAPIVEQFNLTGPNIKGPNLDADPKAPDLDYTVSDLDLKLLKADLQSPVAELKKIHLSSPKIQGTITAPDLSNSLPKTDIRGPEVNLKTSELNLSTKELEGEMNVPEIDISVPKKPYADVQSPEVEIMAPSRTFKLPHFKLPRSPKIEGSEHDVDVTDINVSASRVDTQLEITNVDFVAAQPDHNLTAPDVRSSIRFSDVNQHLPTNVPSELNGVVQNLSTPESTGSIPDMKGPKVINSPEQSLSVPDIKASADMQDVDVNLSDIDVEKEGDTSNSMLNRPSFSSSGSNGKDSDVVDGEEQSEEETESDKIDVPMFTFHRLPQNKIERALQEAAKCPHVTEGAINIMERLKIFQSKIPTANVLPEVKGELSTPGLDVCSISDADSSTKTKRGTKPESGVGLEYPVIDTSEENDSLSVRLSNMLGLNIKQLDADYC